A part of Cryptococcus gattii WM276 chromosome G, complete sequence genomic DNA contains:
- a CDS encoding Lincomycin-condensing protein lmbA, putative (Similar to TIGR gene model, INSD accession AAW44803.1): MTPIDYSRLHPSHEPKFSHFPSRRSTIFSTKGAVATSQPLAAQAGLEILNRGGNAADAAVATAAALNVCEPSMTGIGGDVFCLFYDAPSKTVKGVNGSGRAPKALTLEYLRSQGITGDAIPLTNLNAVTVPGAAAGWLKTIEVFGSGKLSMRQILEPAIRLAREGVPQHELNSNQWQTAEQLIKEASPNWKEMMMPDGNPPQPSYVMTHNTLADTLEAVAEHGHDGFYKGRIAEAIVDLVKSGGGVMTLEDLAECTADVIQPISYTFKSHHSPNHEEPSDPGLTLWECPPNGQGITALIALGIIEAVEEVHGIDVLEIDHNGKLYLHILIESLRLAFADTRYYVTDPDVEHVPVKELLSKDYLRKRASLIDLNKASIIEHGMPVQSSDTVYLATADREGNSCSFIASNYAGFGTGAIPKGCGFTLQNRGTGFTLIEGHPNCVKGGKRPYHTIIPGMVTHGDDLMMSFGVMGGFMQPQGHIQVLLNKLRGFSSQSTLDAPRFCISAGLPDNGVKNAEQGAGDIDSEIWFEDGIDRKVIEELRGMGHQCEIAEGYERKIAGKGQIIQRVVDPNGRRVWACGSDLRGDGCAVGQI; encoded by the exons ATGACCCCCATAGATTACTCTCGtcttcatccatctcaCGAACCTAAGTTCTCACACTTCCCCTCGAGACGTTCAACGATCTTCTCGACCAAGGGTGCTGTCGCGACATCTCAGCCTTTGGCAGCTCAGGCCGGCCTGGAGATTTTGAACAGAGGCGGTAATGCAG CCGATGCTGCTGTCGCTACCGCAGCTGCTCTCAATGTGTGTGAACCGTCAATGACTG GTATCGGTGGAG ATGTCTTCTGTCTTTTCTATGACGCCCCAAGTAAGACGGTTAAGGGCGTTAACGGCTCAGGTCGTGCTCCTAAGGCTCTCACATTGGAATACCTTCGTTCACAGGGCATAACTGGCGATGCT ATTCCCTTGACTAATCTCAACGCTGTCACAGTCCCCGGTGCGGCCGCCGGATGGCTTAAGACGATTGAGGTATTTGGCTCTGGCAAACTATCTATGAGGCAAATTCTGGAACCTGCCATCAGGCTCGCAAGAGAAGGTGTGCCGCAACATGAGCTGAACAGTAATCAA TGGCAGACTGCCGAGCAGCTTATCAAGGAAGCTTCCCCCAACTGGAAAGA AATGATGATGCCAGACGGC AATCCTCCTCAACCATCATATGTCATGACACATAATACTTTGGCAGATACTCTTGAAGCAGTTGCTGAGCATGGCCATGATGGCTTTTACAAAGGGCGAATTGCTGAAG CCATCGTGGATCTTGTCAAAAGCGGTGGAGGAGTCATGACCTTAGAGGACCTCGCCGAGTGTACTGCGGACGTTATACAACCCATCTCATACACTTTCAAATCGCACCATTCCCCCAATCATGAAGAACCTAGTGACCCTGGGCTTACTCTGTGGGAATGCCCGCCCAATGGACAGGGCATCACTGCACTCATAGCTTTGGGCATTATCGAGGCTGTCGAAGAAGTACATGGTATTGACGTGTTGGAGATTGACCATAACGGAAAGTTGTATCTGCATATTTTAATAGAATCCTTGAGGCTGGCGTTCGCTGATA CCCGATATTATGTCACTGATCCGGACGTCGAGCATGTGCCCGTGAAGGAACTGCTATCTAAAGATTATCTTCGGAAGCGTGCATCTCTCATTGACCTCAATAAAGCCTCGATCATCGAACATGGTATGCCCGTTCAGTCATCAGACACCGTCTACCTTGCCACGGCGGATCGAGAAGGAAACAGTTGTAGCTTTATTGCTTCAAACTATGCCG GGTTTGGAACAGGAGCTATTCCGAAGGGTTGCGGCTTCACTCTTCAGAACCGAGGGACTGGATTCACATTGATCGAAGGGCATCCCAACTGTGTCAAAGGCGGGAAGAGGCCATATCATACTATCATCCCTGGTATGGTTACCCATGGTGATGACCTTATGATGTCTTTCGGTGTCATGGGAGG GTTCATGCAACCTCAAGGCCACATCCAAGTTCTTCTCAACAAGCTTCGAGGCTTTTCTAGTCAATCTACCCTGGACGCACCTCGTTTCTGTATATCGGCAGGACTTCCTGATAACGGCGTGAAAAACGCTGAACAAGGTGCTGGTGATATCGATAGCGAGATTTGGTTCGAGGACGGTATCGACCGAAAAGTCATTGAGGAGCTAAGAG GGATGGGTCATCAGTGCGAAATTGCAGAAGGTTACGAGCGAAAGATTGCAGGTAAGGGGCAGATTATCCAACGGGTGGTAGACCCCAACGGAAGAAGGGTATGGGCATGTGGATCAGATTTAAGGGGAGACGGTTGCGCTGTCGGGCAGATTTAA